In one window of Pseudomonas benzenivorans DNA:
- the hrpA gene encoding ATP-dependent RNA helicase HrpA, with translation MTDQTHAFDQLLKNLDQALIADRHRLRRQLHELRKQAQPDQAKLAQWLERFQASAAKVEARRLSVPAMRYDDALPIAAKREEIKAAIAAHQVVVIAGETGSGKTTQLPKICLELGRGLHGLIGHTQPRRLAARSVATRVAEEIGTPLGELVGYQVRFEDQSNERSLIKLMTDGILLAETQHDRFLDKYDTIIVDEAHERSLNIDFLLGYLKTLLARRPDLKLIITSATIDLERFSKHFGGAPVVEVSGRTYPVETWYRPLAAEQDEEGNRVEEDLSVDQAILASLDELAAFERSEGKRPGDVLVFLPGEREIRDCAEVLRKAQLKHTEVLPLYARLTPAEQQKIFQPMPGRKIVLATNVAETSLTVPGIRYVIDSGTARISRYSYRAKVQRLPIEAVSQASANQRKGRCGRVEPGICIRLYSEEDFLGRPEFTDPEILRTNLAAVILQMLHLRLGEIDAFPFIEPPDGKAISDGFNLLQELSAVSREGQLTPLGRQLARLPVDPRLGRMVLEGARQGSLDEVLIIASALSVQDVRERPADRQQAADQAHAQWKDVDSDFAALINLWRGFEEQRQALGSNALRNWCRKNFLNYLRLREWRDAHRQLVLIARELKLADSRRTEGSGQRRAEDARSKGRVDNAAGLSTKADGANRAPAQAAKDEAQQRAADYAKVHKAILSGLLSQIGQKTEEGDYLGARQRRFWVHPSSSLGRKRPQWLMAAELVETTKLFARMVARIEPDWLEPLAPHLVKKNHLEPHWEKKRGQVVAYEQISLYGLIVVGRRPVHYGPIDPPVSRELFIREGLVGGDIHSRAKCLSANRQLLEQLDALEAKARRRDILADEETLFAFYEARLPADIYQTASFDSWYKRESAQDPQLLIMREEDVLARDAKEVTAAQYPDNLQLGELSLPLAYHFEPNHPRDGVTLRVPAPLLPQLPAERLQWLVPGLLEAKCVALVRNLPKALRKNFVPVPDFVGAALAKIAFAQGSLPEALGRELLRMTGVRIGEEAWSEAEAQLEDHLRMNIEVVDSRGKPLGEGRMLSELCARFAEASQAALAIPRADQTPKAVEAKAFAQVAEKTQQQIAGLSMTVFPALVEEGGVVKEGRFPTQAEADYQHRRALQRLLLQQLAEQGKFLRGKLPGLTELGLLHRELGRIEALVEDILLASLDACILEGEASLPRDGAALAALAERKRGDWTAHAERLARLALEVLKLWHGLQKRFKGKIDLAQAMALNDIKQQLANLVYPGFVRETPGEWLKELPRYLKAIEQRLDKVGSQVQRDRVWTGELTACWEQYQARLAKHGQEGKRDPNLQLYRWMLEEYRVSLFAQQLGTKMAVSDKRLSKQWGQVEG, from the coding sequence ATGACCGACCAGACTCACGCATTCGATCAACTGCTGAAAAACCTCGACCAGGCCCTGATCGCCGACCGCCACCGCCTGCGCCGCCAGCTGCACGAGTTGCGCAAGCAGGCGCAGCCGGATCAGGCCAAGCTGGCGCAGTGGCTGGAGCGCTTCCAGGCCTCCGCCGCCAAGGTCGAGGCGCGCCGGCTCAGCGTGCCGGCCATGCGCTACGACGACGCCCTGCCCATCGCCGCCAAACGCGAGGAGATCAAGGCCGCCATCGCCGCGCATCAGGTGGTGGTGATCGCCGGCGAGACCGGCTCGGGCAAGACCACCCAGCTGCCGAAGATCTGTCTGGAGCTGGGCCGCGGCCTGCACGGCCTGATCGGCCACACCCAGCCCCGGCGCCTGGCAGCGCGCAGCGTGGCGACAAGGGTGGCCGAGGAGATCGGCACGCCCCTGGGCGAGCTGGTCGGCTACCAGGTGCGCTTCGAAGACCAGAGCAACGAGCGCAGCCTGATCAAGCTGATGACCGACGGCATCCTGCTGGCCGAGACCCAGCACGACCGTTTCCTCGACAAGTACGACACGATCATCGTCGACGAGGCCCACGAACGCAGCCTCAATATCGACTTCCTGCTGGGCTACCTGAAGACCCTGCTGGCCCGCCGGCCGGATCTGAAGCTGATCATCACCTCGGCGACCATCGACCTGGAGCGTTTCTCCAAGCATTTCGGCGGTGCGCCGGTGGTCGAGGTATCCGGGCGTACCTACCCGGTGGAGACCTGGTACCGGCCGCTGGCCGCCGAGCAGGACGAGGAGGGCAACCGGGTCGAGGAGGATCTCTCGGTCGACCAGGCGATACTCGCCAGCCTCGACGAGCTGGCCGCCTTCGAGCGCAGCGAGGGCAAGCGCCCCGGCGACGTGCTGGTGTTCCTGCCCGGCGAGCGGGAGATCCGCGACTGCGCTGAGGTGTTGCGCAAGGCCCAGCTCAAGCACACCGAGGTGCTGCCGCTGTACGCCCGCCTGACCCCGGCCGAGCAGCAGAAGATCTTCCAGCCCATGCCCGGGCGCAAGATCGTCCTGGCCACCAACGTCGCCGAGACCTCGCTGACCGTGCCGGGCATCCGCTACGTGATCGACAGTGGCACCGCGCGCATCAGCCGCTACAGCTACCGCGCCAAGGTCCAGCGCCTGCCCATCGAGGCCGTCAGCCAGGCCAGCGCCAACCAGCGCAAGGGCCGCTGCGGCCGGGTCGAGCCGGGCATCTGCATCCGCCTGTACAGCGAGGAGGATTTCCTCGGCCGGCCCGAGTTCACCGACCCGGAGATCCTACGCACCAACCTGGCGGCGGTGATCCTGCAGATGCTGCACCTGCGCCTCGGCGAGATCGACGCCTTCCCCTTCATCGAGCCGCCGGACGGCAAGGCCATCAGCGACGGCTTCAACCTCTTGCAGGAACTCTCTGCGGTCAGCCGCGAGGGCCAGCTGACCCCCCTGGGGCGCCAGCTGGCACGCCTGCCGGTGGACCCGCGCCTGGGCCGCATGGTGCTCGAAGGCGCCAGGCAGGGCAGCCTGGACGAGGTGCTGATCATCGCCAGCGCGCTGTCGGTGCAGGACGTGCGCGAACGCCCGGCCGACCGCCAGCAGGCCGCCGACCAGGCCCACGCCCAGTGGAAGGACGTCGACTCGGACTTCGCCGCGCTGATCAATCTGTGGCGCGGTTTCGAGGAGCAGCGCCAGGCCCTGGGCTCCAACGCCCTGCGCAACTGGTGCCGGAAGAATTTCCTCAACTACCTGCGCCTGCGCGAGTGGCGCGACGCCCATCGCCAGCTGGTGCTGATCGCCCGCGAGCTGAAACTCGCCGACAGCCGCAGGACGGAGGGTTCCGGCCAGCGTAGGGCGGAAGACGCGCGCAGCAAGGGCAGGGTGGACAACGCCGCAGGCTTGTCCACCAAGGCTGACGGCGCCAACCGTGCGCCCGCGCAGGCGGCCAAGGACGAGGCCCAACAGCGCGCGGCCGACTACGCCAAGGTGCACAAGGCCATCCTCAGCGGCCTGCTCAGCCAGATCGGCCAGAAGACCGAGGAGGGCGACTACCTCGGCGCGCGCCAGCGGCGCTTCTGGGTGCATCCCTCCTCGAGCCTGGGGCGCAAACGCCCGCAGTGGCTCATGGCCGCCGAGCTGGTGGAAACGACCAAGCTGTTCGCCCGCATGGTGGCCAGGATCGAGCCGGACTGGCTCGAGCCGCTGGCGCCGCACCTGGTCAAGAAGAACCATCTGGAGCCGCACTGGGAGAAGAAGCGCGGCCAGGTGGTGGCCTACGAGCAGATCAGCCTCTATGGCCTGATCGTGGTCGGCCGCCGCCCGGTGCACTACGGCCCGATCGATCCGCCGGTGTCGCGGGAGCTGTTCATCCGCGAGGGCCTGGTCGGCGGCGATATCCACAGCCGGGCCAAGTGCCTCTCCGCCAACCGCCAGCTGCTCGAGCAGCTCGACGCGCTGGAGGCCAAGGCGCGCCGGCGCGACATCCTCGCCGACGAGGAAACCCTGTTCGCCTTCTACGAGGCACGCCTGCCGGCGGACATCTACCAGACCGCCAGCTTCGACAGCTGGTACAAGCGCGAGAGCGCCCAGGACCCGCAGCTGCTGATCATGCGCGAGGAGGATGTGCTCGCGCGCGACGCCAAGGAAGTCACCGCGGCGCAGTACCCCGACAACCTGCAGCTGGGCGAGCTGAGCCTGCCGCTGGCCTACCACTTCGAGCCCAACCACCCGCGCGACGGCGTCACCCTGCGGGTGCCGGCGCCGCTGCTGCCGCAACTGCCGGCCGAGCGCCTGCAGTGGCTGGTGCCCGGTCTGCTGGAGGCTAAGTGTGTGGCCCTGGTGCGCAACCTGCCCAAGGCCCTGCGCAAGAACTTCGTGCCGGTGCCGGACTTCGTCGGCGCGGCGCTGGCCAAGATCGCCTTTGCCCAGGGCTCGCTGCCCGAGGCCCTGGGCCGCGAGCTGCTGCGCATGACCGGCGTGCGCATCGGCGAGGAGGCCTGGAGCGAGGCCGAGGCGCAACTGGAGGATCACCTGCGGATGAACATCGAGGTGGTCGACAGCCGTGGCAAGCCGCTGGGCGAGGGCCGCATGCTTTCCGAGCTGTGCGCGCGCTTCGCCGAGGCCAGCCAGGCCGCCCTGGCCATCCCCCGGGCCGACCAGACGCCGAAGGCGGTGGAGGCCAAGGCCTTCGCCCAGGTCGCCGAGAAGACCCAGCAGCAGATCGCCGGTCTGTCGATGACCGTGTTCCCGGCCCTGGTGGAGGAGGGCGGGGTGGTCAAGGAGGGGCGCTTTCCGACCCAGGCCGAGGCCGACTACCAGCATCGCCGCGCCCTGCAGCGCCTGCTGTTGCAGCAGCTGGCCGAGCAGGGCAAGTTCCTGCGCGGCAAGCTGCCGGGGCTGACCGAACTGGGCCTGCTGCACCGCGAGCTGGGGCGTATCGAGGCGCTGGTCGAGGACATCCTCCTGGCCAGCCTGGACGCCTGCATCCTCGAGGGCGAGGCCAGCCTGCCGCGCGACGGCGCCGCCCTGGCGGCCCTGGCCGAGCGCAAGCGCGGCGACTGGACCGCCCACGCCGAGCGCCTGGCCAGGCTCGCCCTGGAGGTCCTCAAGCTCTGGCACGGCCTGCAGAAGCGCTTCAAGGGCAAGATCGACCTGGCCCAGGCCATGGCCCTGAACGACATCAAGCAGCAGCTGGCCAATCTGGTCTACCCGGGCTTCGTGCGCGAGACCCCGGGCGAATGGCTCAAGGAGCTGCCGCGCTACCTCAAGGCCAT
- a CDS encoding amidohydrolase: MRISLTLAGLLMLAGSSLEAAESAARLLENGKIYTVNERQPWASALAIGADGRILAVGDSQALQAHVDGQTERVDLGGRLVLPGFQDSHAHVLDASSEAQGNCTLDPGEGVAQWLAEVEACNAGDEGDWLLGWGFALHTLLEADQAPRDLLDAVVADRPVALMEQTSHAYWLNSKGLALAGIDADTPDPVGGVILRDQDGRPTGLVLDNAGDLALDQALPPSRALAEVYYQAVLAGQDELAKNGITSVADARVFWRRGHLEAWQKAAERDELKVRTALGLWAYPSLDDEQQLAVLKALYRPGDAHSLLRVNQIKFYVDGIIHNTTARLQQPYRQSLPGVDRKGLYYFGPERLRRYVGELSEAGFDMHIHAIGDQAVGDALDAIEAGGGQGRHRLTHVELVDKADLPRFKQLNVTADFQPSRYFAPSFLEDNEPLIGQRAYRLLPLGQLHDSGARVTLSSDWDVNPLSPLGIMHNALSLGERSLPSLAAAVRAYTLDAAYVLRQEQDTGSLEVGKQADLVVLDRDIFQLPLEQLGQTRVLWTLLGGEQVYRAEGF, from the coding sequence ATGCGAATTTCCCTGACCCTGGCCGGGCTGCTGATGCTCGCCGGTTCCTCTCTCGAGGCCGCCGAGTCGGCGGCCAGGCTGCTGGAAAACGGCAAGATCTACACGGTCAACGAGCGGCAGCCCTGGGCCAGCGCCCTGGCCATCGGCGCCGACGGACGCATTCTCGCCGTGGGTGATAGCCAGGCGCTGCAGGCCCATGTCGACGGACAGACCGAGCGTGTCGACTTGGGCGGGCGTCTGGTGTTACCCGGTTTTCAGGACAGCCACGCCCATGTGCTGGATGCCTCCTCGGAGGCCCAGGGCAATTGCACCCTCGATCCCGGGGAGGGCGTGGCGCAGTGGTTGGCCGAGGTCGAAGCTTGTAACGCCGGGGATGAGGGCGACTGGCTGCTGGGTTGGGGCTTCGCCCTGCATACCCTGCTGGAGGCGGACCAGGCCCCGCGGGATTTGCTCGATGCCGTGGTGGCGGACCGCCCGGTGGCCCTGATGGAGCAGACTTCCCATGCCTACTGGCTCAACTCCAAGGGCCTGGCGCTGGCGGGCATCGACGCCGACACCCCCGATCCGGTCGGCGGGGTGATCCTGCGCGACCAGGACGGCCGGCCCACCGGCCTGGTGCTGGACAATGCCGGCGACCTGGCGCTGGACCAGGCCCTGCCGCCGTCCAGGGCGCTGGCAGAGGTCTATTACCAGGCGGTGCTGGCCGGCCAGGACGAACTGGCGAAGAACGGCATCACCTCTGTGGCCGATGCCCGGGTGTTCTGGCGCCGGGGCCATCTCGAGGCCTGGCAGAAGGCCGCCGAACGCGACGAACTGAAGGTGCGCACCGCCCTGGGCCTGTGGGCCTACCCGTCGCTGGACGACGAGCAGCAACTGGCCGTGCTCAAGGCCCTGTATCGACCCGGCGACGCGCACAGCCTGCTGCGGGTCAACCAGATCAAGTTCTACGTCGACGGCATCATCCACAACACCACCGCACGGCTGCAGCAGCCCTACCGCCAGAGCCTGCCGGGGGTCGACCGCAAGGGGCTGTACTACTTCGGCCCCGAGCGGCTGCGGCGCTATGTCGGCGAGCTGTCCGAGGCAGGCTTCGATATGCATATCCATGCCATCGGCGACCAGGCGGTAGGCGATGCCCTGGACGCCATCGAGGCCGGCGGCGGCCAGGGGCGGCACCGCCTGACCCACGTCGAGCTGGTGGACAAGGCCGACCTGCCGCGCTTCAAGCAATTGAACGTCACCGCCGACTTCCAGCCGAGCCGTTACTTCGCGCCGTCTTTCCTCGAGGACAACGAGCCGCTGATCGGTCAGCGCGCCTATCGACTGCTGCCGCTGGGCCAGCTGCATGACAGCGGCGCGCGGGTCACCCTGAGTTCCGACTGGGACGTCAATCCGCTGTCGCCCCTGGGCATCATGCACAACGCCCTGAGCCTGGGCGAGCGCAGCCTGCCGAGCCTCGCCGCGGCGGTGCGTGCCTATACCCTGGACGCTGCCTATGTCCTGCGTCAGGAGCAGGACACCGGCTCGCTGGAGGTGGGCAAGCAGGCCGACCTGGTGGTGCTGGACCGCGACATCTTCCAGCTGCCGCTCGAGCAGCTCGGCCAGACCCGGGTGCTCTGGACCCTACTCGGTGGCGAGCAGGTGTACCGCGCCGAGGGATTCTGA
- a CDS encoding extracellular solute-binding protein codes for MNKHSKPLAALALGLGLLSQPLLAEEKVLHLYNWADYFAEDTLTQFTAETGIRVVYDVMDSSETLEAKMMSGGSGYDLIFPGDTVAERLMRAGALQPLDKAKLTELDDIEPGLRALHAQYPNSRDATVPYTWGTVGLTYNAEMIRQRAPGAPVNSLDMLFKPELAARFADCGISLIDSPDEVLAVALHYLGRDPRSAKPEDLEAAQALLMKLRPYVTKLQSQPVTDLVNGNLCLSLGYSGDMTQAQRAADAAGKPMDFQYRIPSEGSAVWMDTMAIPVDARHPEYAYAFINFVMRPENMAAISNFTGYPTSNAKARAAVDPQMRDNPDIYPSEASYARLFPGKDIPQRDMRARMRTWTAFKTATAQ; via the coding sequence ATGAATAAGCACAGCAAACCACTGGCCGCGTTGGCCCTGGGCCTGGGGCTGCTGAGCCAGCCGCTGCTGGCCGAGGAGAAGGTGCTGCACCTGTACAACTGGGCGGACTACTTCGCCGAGGACACCCTGACCCAGTTCACCGCCGAGACCGGTATCCGCGTGGTCTACGACGTGATGGACAGCAGCGAAACGCTGGAAGCCAAGATGATGTCCGGCGGCAGCGGCTACGACCTGATCTTCCCCGGCGACACCGTGGCCGAACGGCTGATGCGCGCCGGCGCTCTGCAGCCGCTGGACAAGGCCAAGCTGACCGAACTGGACGACATCGAGCCGGGCCTGCGGGCGCTGCACGCCCAGTACCCCAACTCCCGCGATGCCACGGTGCCTTACACCTGGGGCACGGTCGGCCTGACCTACAACGCCGAGATGATCCGCCAGCGGGCGCCGGGCGCGCCGGTGAACAGTCTGGATATGTTGTTCAAGCCGGAGCTGGCGGCCAGGTTCGCCGACTGCGGGATCTCCCTGATCGACTCCCCCGACGAAGTGCTGGCGGTGGCGCTGCACTACCTGGGGCGCGACCCGCGCAGCGCCAAGCCTGAGGACCTGGAGGCGGCGCAAGCCCTGCTGATGAAGCTGCGCCCCTATGTGACCAAGCTGCAGTCGCAGCCGGTCACCGATCTGGTCAACGGCAACCTCTGTCTGTCGCTCGGCTACAGCGGCGACATGACCCAGGCCCAACGCGCCGCGGACGCCGCCGGCAAGCCCATGGACTTCCAGTACCGCATCCCCAGCGAGGGCTCCGCGGTGTGGATGGACACCATGGCGATCCCGGTGGACGCCAGGCATCCGGAGTACGCCTACGCCTTCATCAACTTCGTCATGCGCCCGGAGAACATGGCGGCCATCTCCAACTTCACCGGCTACCCCACCTCCAACGCCAAGGCGCGTGCCGCCGTCGATCCGCAGATGCGCGACAACCCGGACATCTACCCGAGCGAGGCGAGTTACGCGCGGCTGTTCCCCGGCAAGGACATCCCGCAGCGCGACATGCGTGCGCGCATGCGCACCTGGACCGCGTTCAAGACGGCCACGGCGCAGTAG
- a CDS encoding nitrilase-related carbon-nitrogen hydrolase, with amino-acid sequence MSKLCIAITQFACSWELGRNLDQAEQLVRQAAAQGAQVILLQELFATPYFCIEQDHKHLALAEEYGNSRVLKRFAALARELGVVLPLSWFEKAGNAYFNSLSVADADGRLLGVYRKTHIPNAIGYQEKEYFSPGDTGFRVWDTAFGCLGVGICWDQWFPETARCLALQGAEVLLFPTAIGSEPGVVTSGVATSGAATPGVGTPGAVALDSRDHWQMCMRGHAAANILPVVAANRVGREVASNDPELAMSFYGSSFITDHKGKKLVEADRDSTGVLVQTLDLPAMREERLTWGIYRDRRPEMYGPLLGLDGRQTHVRWTARGVHDE; translated from the coding sequence ATGAGCAAACTGTGCATCGCCATCACCCAGTTCGCCTGCAGCTGGGAGCTCGGGCGCAATCTCGACCAGGCCGAGCAGCTGGTGCGCCAGGCGGCCGCCCAGGGCGCCCAGGTGATCCTGCTGCAGGAGCTGTTCGCCACGCCCTATTTCTGCATCGAGCAGGACCACAAGCACCTGGCGTTGGCCGAGGAGTACGGCAACAGCCGGGTGCTCAAACGCTTCGCCGCCCTGGCCAGGGAGCTGGGCGTGGTCTTGCCGCTGTCCTGGTTCGAGAAGGCCGGCAATGCCTATTTCAATTCGCTGAGCGTGGCCGACGCCGACGGTCGCTTGCTCGGTGTCTACCGCAAGACCCACATTCCCAACGCCATCGGCTATCAGGAGAAGGAGTATTTCAGCCCCGGCGACACCGGTTTCCGGGTCTGGGACACCGCCTTCGGTTGCCTCGGGGTGGGCATCTGCTGGGACCAGTGGTTCCCCGAGACCGCCCGTTGCCTGGCCCTGCAGGGCGCCGAGGTGCTGCTGTTCCCCACCGCCATCGGCTCCGAGCCGGGCGTCGTCACGTCGGGCGTCGCTACGTCGGGGGCCGCGACGCCGGGCGTCGGTACGCCGGGCGCCGTCGCGCTGGATTCGCGCGATCACTGGCAGATGTGCATGCGGGGCCATGCCGCCGCCAACATCCTGCCGGTGGTCGCCGCCAACCGCGTCGGCCGCGAGGTGGCGAGCAACGACCCCGAACTGGCGATGAGTTTCTACGGCTCGTCGTTCATCACCGATCACAAGGGCAAGAAGCTGGTCGAGGCCGACCGCGATTCGACCGGCGTGCTGGTGCAGACCCTGGATCTGCCGGCCATGCGCGAAGAGCGCCTGACCTGGGGCATCTACCGCGATCGCCGCCCGGAAATGTACGGGCCCCTGCTGGGCCTGGACGGTCGTCAAACCCATGTGCGCTGGACGGCGCGAGGAGTTCACGATGAATAA
- a CDS encoding agmatine deiminase family protein has protein sequence MQQNDTQQNAWYMPAEWVRHAATWMVWPHNQALWENTWGVTLAQVQADFARVANAIARFEPVRLAVDPSALASARTLCGPGVELVELAVNDSWCRDSGPSFVCHPQLGLAGVSWRFNAWGGKSAHDLDESLARRVLNGLGLECFGTPLANEGGAIHVDGEGTLITTESVLLNPNRNPGLSKAEMEAIFARLLGVQKTIWLPGDPDHVTGDMTDGHVDGVCAFARPGALLVDATHDQSSTYAEVVRENRRALELASDARGRKFELLELFEASDAVDSAAEVFCASYTNFYIANGAVIMPAYGIAADRVAAETLAMAFPGREVVPVRIDHLAHGGGGVHCITQQQPAWPPRG, from the coding sequence ATGCAACAGAACGACACGCAGCAGAACGCCTGGTACATGCCGGCCGAATGGGTTCGGCACGCCGCTACCTGGATGGTCTGGCCGCATAACCAGGCGCTCTGGGAGAACACCTGGGGGGTGACCCTGGCCCAGGTGCAGGCCGACTTCGCCCGGGTGGCCAACGCCATCGCCCGCTTCGAGCCGGTCAGGCTGGCGGTCGACCCCAGCGCCCTGGCGTCCGCCCGGACGCTGTGCGGGCCGGGCGTCGAACTGGTCGAGCTGGCGGTCAACGACAGCTGGTGCCGCGACAGCGGGCCGAGCTTCGTCTGCCATCCGCAGCTGGGCCTGGCCGGGGTCAGCTGGCGTTTCAATGCCTGGGGCGGCAAGTCGGCCCATGACCTGGACGAGAGCCTGGCCCGACGCGTGCTCAACGGCCTGGGTCTGGAGTGCTTCGGTACGCCCCTGGCCAACGAGGGCGGCGCCATCCATGTGGATGGCGAGGGGACCCTGATCACCACCGAGTCGGTGCTGCTCAATCCCAACCGCAATCCGGGCCTGAGCAAGGCCGAGATGGAGGCCATCTTCGCCCGCCTATTGGGCGTGCAGAAGACCATCTGGCTGCCGGGCGATCCCGACCATGTCACCGGCGACATGACCGACGGCCACGTCGACGGCGTCTGCGCCTTCGCCCGGCCCGGCGCGCTGCTGGTGGACGCCACCCATGACCAGTCCTCGACCTATGCCGAGGTGGTGCGCGAGAATCGCCGCGCCCTGGAGCTGGCCAGCGATGCCCGCGGCCGGAAGTTCGAGCTGCTCGAGCTATTTGAGGCCAGCGATGCGGTGGACAGCGCGGCCGAGGTGTTCTGCGCCTCCTACACCAACTTCTACATCGCCAACGGCGCCGTGATCATGCCGGCCTACGGCATCGCCGCCGATCGGGTGGCCGCCGAGACCCTGGCCATGGCCTTCCCGGGGCGTGAAGTGGTGCCGGTGCGGATCGACCACCTGGCCCATGGCGGCGGCGGGGTGCACTGCATCACCCAGCAACAGCCGGCCTGGCCGCCGAGAGGGTGA
- a CDS encoding LysR family transcriptional regulator, with protein MLKHWPPLNALRGFEAAARLGSFHKAAEELHLTQSAISQQIRSLEGYLEQPLFHRSGRSVSLTDAGYDLLSTTQSLLQQLAVGIRRLEQYRKPNQLVVNTTPAFARHWLLPRLGDFQRRHPEIDLWLFTTDEPPDMASQTIDIAVRDDIAAQAECSFQVLLRDRLYPACHPRLLEMPAAARNTLHGEREMDWSHWAVEAGIDVGQQGHGLNFSDPGLLLDAACQGLGIALVSQLLAEQAQAGGLLQPLAEQRVRGPSWAWLIHRDSESSPLTRGFCTWLRNALGENTGA; from the coding sequence ATGCTCAAGCACTGGCCGCCGCTGAACGCCCTGCGCGGCTTCGAAGCCGCCGCCCGCCTGGGCAGCTTCCACAAGGCCGCCGAAGAACTGCACCTCACCCAGTCGGCCATCAGCCAGCAGATCCGCAGCCTGGAAGGCTATCTGGAACAGCCGCTGTTCCATCGCAGCGGCCGCAGCGTCAGCCTGACCGACGCCGGCTACGACCTGCTCAGCACCACCCAGTCGCTGCTGCAACAACTGGCCGTGGGCATTCGCCGTCTGGAGCAGTACCGCAAGCCCAACCAGCTGGTGGTCAACACCACGCCGGCCTTCGCCCGCCACTGGCTGCTGCCGCGCCTGGGCGATTTCCAGCGTCGCCACCCGGAGATCGATCTGTGGCTGTTCACCACCGACGAGCCGCCGGACATGGCCAGCCAGACCATCGACATCGCCGTGCGCGACGACATCGCCGCCCAGGCCGAGTGCAGCTTCCAGGTGCTGCTGCGCGATCGCCTCTACCCGGCCTGCCACCCCAGGCTGCTGGAGATGCCGGCCGCCGCGCGCAACACCCTGCACGGCGAGCGGGAGATGGACTGGAGCCACTGGGCGGTGGAGGCCGGCATCGATGTCGGCCAGCAGGGCCACGGTTTGAACTTCTCCGACCCCGGCCTGCTGCTGGACGCCGCCTGCCAGGGCCTGGGCATCGCCCTGGTCAGCCAGTTGCTGGCCGAGCAGGCCCAAGCCGGTGGCCTGTTGCAGCCCTTGGCCGAGCAGCGCGTGCGCGGCCCCAGCTGGGCCTGGCTGATCCACCGCGACAGCGAGAGCAGCCCGCTGACCCGCGGCTTCTGCACCTGGCTGCGCAACGCCCTGGGGGAAAACACCGGCGCATAA